One window of Phycisphaeraceae bacterium genomic DNA carries:
- a CDS encoding DUF2089 family protein produces MSNGHATALGGAGSSGALSPAQLAAHPLARLSMEDLDFIIQFVLCSGSLKDLAKSYSVSYPTIRTRLDQLITRVRDALDGKQPDPLAELVAGLVQRGELSTSSARRIIDLGAQLRAQSAG; encoded by the coding sequence ATGTCCAACGGGCACGCCACAGCCCTCGGCGGAGCAGGATCATCAGGGGCGCTCAGCCCTGCCCAGCTCGCAGCCCATCCGCTGGCCCGGCTGAGCATGGAGGATCTGGACTTCATCATCCAGTTCGTGCTCTGCTCCGGGTCACTCAAGGACCTTGCAAAGTCGTACTCGGTCAGTTACCCGACGATCCGCACGCGTCTCGATCAGCTCATCACCCGCGTGCGCGACGCGCTCGACGGGAAGCAGCCCGATCCGCTCGCGGAACTGGTCGCGGGGCTCGTGCAAAGGGGCGAGCTGAGCACATCGAGCGCTCGGCGCATTATCGACCTGGGTGCGCAGCTGCGCGCACAGAGTGCAGGGTAA
- a CDS encoding GNAT family N-acetyltransferase, whose protein sequence is MNAEKPVPWTRPDVLPSGWTSERLVCRYCDPALAPAMFEAVQAKRDALLPWLEWAKSDNTTVQQCVYNLERFRRNAVDPLCTEYFLVISDRVSGEFVGGTGWHAICGDSAQAEFGYWIRGDRHGQGLCTEAMRAHLTWGFLPQDKGGWGFRRIEAWCAADNAASVRVLTKLGMRLESTKRAHRWIDGAGWRNSLGFALLADEWQTRSEK, encoded by the coding sequence ATGAATGCAGAGAAACCTGTACCCTGGACGCGTCCGGATGTGCTTCCGAGCGGATGGACATCGGAGCGTCTTGTGTGCAGGTACTGCGATCCTGCTTTGGCACCCGCGATGTTTGAAGCTGTGCAGGCGAAACGCGATGCGCTGCTTCCATGGCTGGAGTGGGCCAAATCAGACAACACAACAGTTCAGCAGTGTGTGTACAACCTGGAACGGTTCCGGCGCAATGCAGTAGACCCGCTATGCACTGAGTACTTTCTTGTCATTTCTGATCGCGTCTCGGGCGAGTTCGTCGGCGGAACTGGATGGCATGCTATATGTGGTGACAGCGCGCAGGCAGAGTTCGGCTACTGGATCCGTGGCGACCGTCATGGCCAGGGGCTTTGCACCGAAGCAATGCGCGCGCACCTTACGTGGGGATTCCTGCCGCAGGACAAGGGTGGCTGGGGATTCCGAAGAATCGAGGCATGGTGTGCAGCGGACAACGCAGCTTCAGTACGCGTGTTGACCAAGCTCGGGATGCGTCTTGAGTCAACCAAACGAGCGCATCGGTGGATCGACGGCGCTGGATGGCGGAATTCACTGGGATTTGCGTTGCTCGCCGATGAATGGCAGACAAGAAGCGAAAAATAA
- a CDS encoding pentapeptide repeat-containing protein, whose translation MSKPPIPPKRPEDHPNDEGFVWPPIFPSYPKDSPARSNKESTVAFNHEAAVQAFGNEFIKNKVSSAKFKGDVWMLAMLKRCDESARKTDPHGKDPQRFVWWNEKVVAKAKKEKIVIHLEGLGGNNAHFSHISLNGALLTGSELGRSDLRNSSIASADLRSVVLLNADLTGADLSHTFLQNVNLDSANIHGTSFIDSVGLFGKDRATDNGNINFANAQNAIYCKDGDFASWETLRIITGLRLVGASYLSVVAIITYITLARQYNDLVAAASNSALRLGEPDSGIATLWCSMLSNVPKLPIPWHFGLQLIAAFLVAVSATIYAKYCPSEVKEATEVRWTRTMGQPLWEYRAAAWSNRKARHICFLFFVGGASYTLVYITLRAITVLWYVFAG comes from the coding sequence GTGAGCAAGCCGCCAATACCGCCAAAGAGGCCTGAAGACCATCCAAATGATGAAGGATTTGTTTGGCCGCCTATATTCCCCAGCTACCCCAAAGACAGCCCTGCAAGATCAAATAAAGAAAGCACAGTTGCGTTCAATCACGAAGCAGCAGTTCAGGCTTTTGGTAACGAGTTTATAAAGAACAAGGTTTCTAGCGCTAAGTTCAAAGGCGATGTCTGGATGCTTGCGATGCTGAAGCGGTGTGATGAGTCGGCAAGAAAAACAGATCCACATGGAAAGGATCCACAACGATTTGTGTGGTGGAATGAAAAAGTTGTTGCCAAGGCCAAGAAAGAAAAAATCGTAATTCACCTCGAAGGTCTAGGAGGGAATAACGCGCATTTTTCTCATATTTCATTAAATGGCGCATTATTAACCGGATCAGAGTTAGGAAGATCTGATCTACGAAACAGCAGCATTGCAAGTGCTGATTTAAGATCTGTAGTATTACTTAATGCAGATTTGACAGGAGCTGATTTAAGTCACACTTTTTTACAAAATGTAAATCTGGATTCTGCAAATATTCATGGCACAAGTTTCATCGATTCAGTTGGGCTGTTCGGAAAAGACAGAGCCACAGATAATGGAAATATTAATTTTGCAAACGCTCAGAATGCAATATATTGCAAAGATGGTGACTTTGCTTCGTGGGAAACTCTGCGAATCATTACTGGACTGAGGCTTGTTGGTGCTTCATATCTCTCTGTCGTTGCTATAATTACTTATATCACGCTTGCACGTCAGTACAACGACTTGGTCGCAGCTGCCAGCAACTCCGCCCTCAGGCTGGGTGAGCCGGATAGCGGGATCGCGACTTTGTGGTGCTCAATGCTTTCTAATGTACCCAAGCTGCCGATTCCATGGCACTTCGGATTACAGTTAATAGCTGCGTTCCTCGTTGCAGTATCTGCAACAATTTACGCAAAGTATTGTCCATCAGAAGTCAAAGAAGCCACTGAGGTTCGGTGGACTCGCACGATGGGGCAGCCCTTGTGGGAGTACAGAGCAGCTGCATGGTCAAACCGAAAAGCAAGACACATTTGCTTCTTGTTCTTTGTTGGTGGTGCTAGTTACACACTTGTTTATATAACTCTTCGCGCCATAACCGTGTTGTGGTATGTGTTCGCTGGATAA